A window from Rhizosphaericola mali encodes these proteins:
- a CDS encoding relaxase/mobilization nuclease domain-containing protein translates to MVSKIIIGKSIRGALNYNEKKVKEANAFALDANGYSKSIFQLSFSEKLMTLERQAALNERIKTNCLHISLNFDPSEKLSPQKLAEVTFFYMEELGFGEQPYLVYQHIDVGHPHVHIITTNIQEDGTAISLHNIGRTKSEAARKKTELEFSLIKAEGHKNIKEAQSIKPVIAEKVIYGKGETKAAISNVVKSAMRNYRFTSLAGFNAVLKGYNVQAYRGEPGTTMFEKGGLTYSVLDRKGNRIGTPVKASDLSARPTLKNLEKVFQQKKDYSGHYYRKIKEAIDKAIDTNLPNLKALESELKKEQIEMVTYQNKQMIYGIAFIDHTSKVVVNGSELGRNYSAKRIQDQLGIKGLLERKQNMLDNERLSAFAKDIPTQGKVTNALSYIYSNGLKLEVSKGKYQNFDYRLCFQDQKSNSSIGLYGKMRVYLEERNITPELCAHLNNHVYDNGINLIQDYIHGLFAQQSETLFGHITQDKEKPKRRINW, encoded by the coding sequence ATGGTATCAAAAATCATCATAGGAAAAAGCATCCGAGGAGCCTTAAACTACAACGAAAAGAAAGTTAAAGAAGCAAACGCATTTGCTTTGGACGCTAATGGTTATTCAAAATCCATTTTTCAACTTTCCTTTTCCGAGAAGTTGATGACACTAGAGAGACAGGCCGCTCTCAATGAACGGATAAAAACCAATTGCCTGCATATCAGTCTGAACTTTGATCCATCAGAAAAACTATCCCCACAAAAACTGGCAGAAGTGACGTTTTTTTATATGGAAGAATTAGGATTTGGAGAACAGCCTTATCTCGTCTATCAACATATAGATGTTGGTCATCCGCATGTCCACATTATTACCACTAATATTCAAGAAGATGGAACCGCCATTTCTTTACACAATATTGGTAGGACAAAAAGTGAAGCCGCCAGAAAGAAAACAGAACTAGAATTCTCATTGATCAAAGCGGAAGGCCATAAAAACATAAAAGAAGCACAAAGTATAAAACCTGTAATTGCAGAAAAAGTAATCTATGGCAAAGGCGAAACAAAAGCGGCTATCTCAAATGTAGTAAAGTCTGCTATGAGAAATTACCGCTTTACTTCACTTGCAGGATTTAATGCCGTGCTCAAAGGATATAATGTGCAAGCTTACAGAGGAGAACCGGGAACGACTATGTTTGAGAAAGGTGGCTTGACTTATAGTGTACTAGATAGAAAAGGAAACCGTATTGGCACTCCCGTGAAAGCGAGTGACCTTTCAGCTAGACCGACATTAAAGAATTTGGAAAAAGTATTCCAACAGAAAAAAGATTATTCCGGACATTACTACCGAAAAATAAAGGAGGCTATTGACAAAGCAATTGATACTAACCTGCCGAATTTAAAGGCATTAGAATCTGAATTAAAAAAGGAGCAAATAGAAATGGTTACTTACCAAAACAAACAAATGATCTATGGTATTGCTTTTATCGACCACACTTCAAAAGTGGTGGTCAATGGAAGTGAACTTGGCAGAAATTATTCTGCCAAGAGAATACAGGATCAGTTAGGTATTAAGGGTTTACTAGAAAGAAAACAAAATATGTTGGATAATGAAAGATTATCCGCATTTGCGAAGGACATTCCTACTCAAGGAAAGGTCACGAATGCACTTTCTTATATTTATAGTAATGGTTTAAAATTAGAGGTATCCAAAGGAAAATATCAAAACTTTGATTATAGACTTTGTTTCCAAGATCAGAAAAGTAATTCTTCCATTGGCTTATATGGAAAAATGAGAGTCTATCTTGAAGAACGGAACATCACACCTGAATTATGTGCCCATCTGAATAATCATGTTTATGACAATGGAATAAACCTAATACAAGATTACATTCATGGATTATTTGCTCAACAATCTGAAACTTTATTCGGACATATTACACAAGACAAAGAGAAGCCTAAGAGACGAATTAATTGGTAA
- a CDS encoding zinc-binding dehydrogenase, giving the protein MGDFHPVVDSVYKIEEVQDAYNRIEQGDMIGKIVISL; this is encoded by the coding sequence ATTGGCGATTTCCATCCAGTTGTTGATTCGGTTTACAAAATAGAAGAGGTACAAGATGCATACAATAGAATAGAACAAGGTGATATGATAGGTAAAATCGTTATTTCCCTGTAA
- a CDS encoding plasmid mobilization protein — translation MEAHNPNRIYRINFRLTDVEHQKILTSWQKSSDQKLSDYGRKLLLGKPVTFFIRDRSWDLFTAEMAKLRKELKVLGNNFNQVVRRINGLKELPRYEFWLQDAKKKQETLLEITKDIQQQINKNASTWYQKSS, via the coding sequence ATGGAAGCACATAATCCAAATAGAATCTACCGGATAAATTTCCGATTGACAGATGTAGAACATCAAAAGATATTAACCTCTTGGCAAAAAAGTTCCGATCAAAAACTCAGCGACTATGGAAGAAAACTATTGTTGGGAAAGCCCGTGACCTTTTTTATTCGAGATCGCTCTTGGGATCTTTTCACCGCAGAAATGGCCAAACTCCGAAAAGAACTGAAAGTGCTTGGCAATAATTTTAATCAGGTCGTCCGACGCATCAACGGACTGAAAGAGTTACCCAGATATGAATTTTGGTTACAAGATGCCAAGAAAAAACAAGAAACACTATTGGAAATCACCAAAGACATCCAACAACAAATCAATAAAAATGCTTCGACATGGTATCAAAAATCATCATAG
- a CDS encoding JAB domain-containing protein, with amino-acid sequence MKMYSNLQELENEQTHWSELQEVQLSYRNKLKASQRPKINQSEDALTLFRSVWNENEMELVESFKMLLMNNANRVLGVYHSSTGGSTGTIVDIRILLTVALKCNSCKLIVAHNHPSGNLTPSQADLKITEKLKEATKLMDITLLDHLILTTDSYQSFADEGLL; translated from the coding sequence ATGAAAATGTACAGCAACCTCCAAGAATTAGAAAATGAACAAACTCATTGGTCAGAACTACAAGAAGTGCAGTTGTCCTATCGTAATAAACTCAAAGCATCTCAAAGACCCAAAATCAATCAGTCTGAAGATGCTTTGACCCTGTTTAGATCCGTATGGAACGAAAATGAAATGGAACTTGTAGAATCCTTTAAAATGCTTTTAATGAATAATGCCAATAGAGTACTTGGTGTATACCATAGTTCTACTGGAGGTTCTACAGGAACTATAGTTGATATTCGCATCTTACTTACGGTAGCTTTAAAATGTAATTCCTGTAAATTGATTGTTGCGCATAACCATCCGAGTGGGAACCTTACTCCAAGCCAAGCTGATCTGAAAATAACAGAAAAATTAAAGGAGGCTACAAAATTGATGGACATTACTTTGTTAGATCATTTGATTCTTACAACTGACAGTTATCAATCTTTTGCGGATGAAGGACTTTTATAA
- a CDS encoding helix-turn-helix transcriptional regulator — MEKLFIPTEEDFRRWIAEALENSLRKLPQILKTPTIEPEKLLNRKEVAGIFQISLVTLHQWMHLGLPFHKQGGRVYFLRSEVMHYLKDKNPKQLQNRIA; from the coding sequence ATGGAAAAATTATTCATCCCCACAGAAGAAGACTTTCGACGTTGGATTGCAGAAGCATTGGAAAACTCCTTGCGTAAACTTCCACAAATATTAAAAACGCCCACGATTGAACCAGAGAAATTGCTCAATCGTAAAGAAGTGGCAGGCATTTTTCAAATTTCTTTGGTGACACTACACCAATGGATGCATCTGGGACTACCTTTTCACAAACAAGGTGGAAGAGTTTACTTTCTCCGCTCTGAAGTGATGCATTATTTGAAAGATAAAAATCCCAAACAATTGCAAAATCGCATTGCTTAA
- a CDS encoding vitamin K epoxide reductase family protein has product MINLFRNLISTMYNCEESVYYLCQRLNIPITQTSLQKQLEEHPDYPSLLAVSDVLSNNGVENFAINTDTKMLKDFPLPFIVQIKINHENLFAVITNIVNNKITFFDTQKYKQTTLSYNQFKEIFTGYILLSEKGENSGEIDYHKKLKEEKRNVLTKLFIISTVPFLTILACTICFITNKLNAIVSIIYTLLALAGTSVGGLLLWYEVDKHNPTLQQICTGSSKTNCNAILNSDASKIFGISWSVIGFTYFAGSLISMLVSGIYNIPVLFLLAWLNVLALPYIAFSLYYQKKIAKQWCVLCLTVQAILALQFTVSLCGNFLSVDGLHTIESINILSIMISFAIPFLIVSLLLPALRQAKENKQNKNELQRLKHNPQIFEALLAKQKPIIESTHELGILLGNPNATHKLIKVCNPYCSPCANAHSTIEDLLENNPDLQVQIIYTATDDEKDIKSPPVKHLLAIASSSNSQTIKKALDDWYLVEKKDYAVFAAKYPMNGELKLQANKVKAMRDWCNKTGITFTPTFFVNGYQLPQQYTVADLKYFLSV; this is encoded by the coding sequence ATGATAAATTTATTTAGAAATCTTATTAGCACAATGTATAATTGCGAAGAATCGGTTTATTATTTGTGTCAAAGATTAAATATTCCAATTACTCAGACATCTCTTCAAAAACAACTAGAAGAACATCCAGATTATCCAAGTTTATTAGCCGTTAGTGATGTCTTAAGTAATAATGGTGTTGAAAATTTTGCAATTAATACAGACACTAAAATGTTAAAAGATTTTCCACTTCCATTTATAGTTCAAATTAAAATTAATCATGAAAATCTTTTTGCAGTAATAACGAATATCGTTAATAATAAAATAACTTTTTTTGATACACAAAAATACAAACAAACAACTTTATCATATAATCAGTTCAAAGAGATCTTTACTGGATATATTTTGTTATCAGAGAAAGGGGAAAATTCGGGGGAAATCGATTATCATAAAAAACTAAAAGAAGAAAAAAGAAATGTACTAACTAAACTATTTATAATATCTACAGTTCCCTTTCTTACAATTTTGGCTTGTACGATATGTTTTATCACTAATAAGTTAAATGCTATAGTTTCCATTATATATACTTTGCTCGCACTTGCGGGTACAAGTGTAGGAGGATTACTTCTTTGGTATGAAGTAGATAAACATAATCCTACTTTACAGCAAATATGTACAGGAAGTAGTAAAACAAATTGCAATGCAATATTAAATTCTGATGCATCTAAAATATTTGGTATTAGTTGGAGCGTGATAGGTTTTACTTATTTCGCGGGAAGCCTGATAAGTATGTTGGTTTCTGGTATTTATAATATACCTGTTTTGTTCCTACTCGCATGGCTTAATGTTTTAGCATTACCATACATTGCGTTTTCATTGTATTACCAAAAGAAGATAGCCAAACAATGGTGTGTTTTGTGTTTAACTGTACAAGCTATTCTCGCATTGCAGTTTACAGTATCACTATGCGGTAATTTTTTATCTGTCGATGGTTTGCATACAATTGAGTCAATTAATATTTTATCCATAATGATATCTTTTGCTATACCTTTTTTGATTGTGAGTCTTTTGCTACCTGCTTTGCGGCAAGCCAAAGAAAACAAACAAAACAAAAATGAGCTACAACGACTAAAACATAATCCACAAATATTTGAGGCTTTACTTGCCAAACAAAAACCTATTATAGAATCTACACATGAGTTAGGTATTCTCTTGGGAAATCCAAATGCTACACATAAACTGATAAAAGTTTGTAACCCCTATTGCAGTCCATGTGCAAATGCTCACTCAACAATTGAAGACTTATTAGAAAATAACCCAGATCTACAAGTGCAAATTATATATACGGCGACGGACGATGAAAAAGATATCAAAAGCCCTCCAGTAAAACACCTGCTTGCAATAGCCTCAAGCAGCAATAGTCAAACAATTAAAAAAGCATTGGATGATTGGTATTTGGTAGAGAAAAAAGATTACGCGGTGTTTGCTGCCAAATATCCGATGAATGGAGAATTAAAACTACAAGCTAATAAAGTAAAAGCCATGAGAGATTGGTGCAATAAAACAGGGATTACTTTTACACCTACATTTTTTGTTAATGGATATCAACTGCCGCAACAATACACTGTGGCTGATCTAAAATATTTTCTTTCCGTTTAA
- a CDS encoding zinc-binding dehydrogenase has protein sequence MEKQMKAWRLEKMGGKLELKEVPVPEVRAGSVLVKVAVTALVSYLKSYTEGKLAVYNPPPHEFTMGSNAIGYVEAIGQDVWHLKHGQRVILSSHITARDNVSSPVMILLGITKNGDAALSAQLDYPDGTLAPYVLVPVETLTPLDGLEAYSDAQLSAVSRFVVPYGGLLKGHLSAGETIIINGATGSFGASAVFLAVTMGASKVIVTGRNADVLRSVAEKAGKRVLPVVLSGNIQEDVAAIKNICGGGADMAFDMVGNAKDPNSTLSALYSLVPGGRLVIMGSMTVDLPIPYTYVMLNSWSILGNFMYPKDATRKLLEIVKSGQLPIDLISPIIFKMSELDQAMDAAAAATNFENVMINCQS, from the coding sequence ATGGAAAAGCAAATGAAAGCCTGGAGGCTTGAAAAAATGGGGGGCAAACTGGAACTAAAAGAAGTGCCCGTTCCTGAAGTTAGAGCTGGCAGTGTCTTGGTAAAAGTTGCAGTTACTGCGCTCGTGTCTTATCTTAAATCTTATACTGAAGGAAAACTTGCAGTATATAACCCTCCTCCGCATGAATTCACAATGGGGAGCAATGCCATTGGATACGTTGAAGCAATTGGACAGGATGTGTGGCATTTAAAACACGGACAGCGTGTAATCTTATCATCACATATCACTGCACGAGATAATGTAAGCAGTCCGGTAATGATCTTGTTGGGGATTACAAAAAATGGGGATGCCGCACTATCGGCACAGCTTGATTACCCAGATGGGACACTTGCGCCCTATGTTCTGGTTCCAGTTGAAACACTTACACCTTTAGATGGTCTTGAAGCCTATTCTGATGCTCAGCTTTCTGCTGTCAGCCGTTTTGTTGTGCCTTACGGAGGACTACTCAAAGGCCATCTTTCCGCGGGTGAGACAATCATCATCAATGGAGCCACAGGTTCTTTTGGGGCATCGGCTGTCTTTCTTGCCGTTACAATGGGTGCATCAAAAGTAATCGTTACTGGCCGCAATGCCGATGTTTTGAGATCTGTAGCGGAGAAAGCAGGAAAAAGAGTCCTGCCGGTAGTACTCAGCGGGAATATACAAGAAGATGTAGCCGCCATTAAAAACATTTGCGGCGGTGGTGCTGATATGGCTTTCGATATGGTCGGCAATGCCAAAGATCCCAATTCAACCTTGTCTGCACTTTACAGCCTGGTCCCCGGTGGCAGATTAGTAATCATGGGGAGCATGACGGTTGATTTACCGATCCCATACACCTACGTTATGCTCAACAGTTGGTCCATACTGGGCAATTTTATGTACCCAAAAGACGCCACACGTAAACTGTTGGAGATTGTAAAAAGCGGCCAGCTTCCTATAGACCTAATCTCGCCAATTATTTTCAAAATGTCTGAATTGGATCAGGCAATGGATGCCGCTGCCGCAGCGACAAACTTTGAGAATGTAATGATCAATTGTCAATCTTAA
- a CDS encoding DinB family protein, giving the protein MMNSKLNKELELIRYVRNSVTKLIENLSLEELNVIPEHMNNNLIWNLGHMVFTQQMLCYKLGGLEPTIDVGFFAQFAPDTKPKRLISAEEIIKIKTAFHEAFEQLASDVQSCKLEAYQGWSLPSGITIDNFEDAMITNAIHEGRHFGVVISLVKWNRR; this is encoded by the coding sequence ATGATGAATAGTAAATTAAATAAAGAACTGGAACTGATCCGTTATGTAAGGAACAGTGTCACAAAATTGATAGAAAACTTATCCCTAGAAGAGCTGAATGTTATCCCTGAACACATGAATAACAATTTAATATGGAATCTCGGCCATATGGTTTTCACACAACAAATGTTGTGTTATAAACTGGGTGGCTTAGAACCAACTATTGATGTTGGTTTCTTTGCGCAGTTTGCCCCGGATACAAAACCGAAAAGGCTAATAAGTGCTGAAGAAATCATTAAGATCAAAACTGCTTTTCATGAGGCATTTGAGCAACTGGCCTCAGATGTTCAATCATGTAAATTAGAGGCTTACCAGGGTTGGAGTTTACCATCAGGGATTACGATTGACAACTTTGAGGATGCGATGATCACTAATGCAATTCATGAAGGCCGACATTTTGGTGTCGTAATCTCACTTGTAAAGTGGAATAGGCGATGA